From the genome of Solanum dulcamara chromosome 12, daSolDulc1.2, whole genome shotgun sequence:
TATGAGGTCAAGGAAGAAATGATTTGGTTAGTATCCAAAGGGTTTGTTTTTACAATAGACGAATGAGTTTTAAGCATCGGTACAATAAAAAGTCTATGAGGTCAAGGAAGAAATGATTTGGTTAGTATCCAAAGGGTTGCTACTGTTTTCAAAGGTGGCGTCTGTGTTCTTCAAGTTTCTACATGGTTAGGGGAAAAGAAGAATACATAAATGGGATAATAATGAGAAGAGAGAATGCTATTTATGATAATTGTAATTTAAAGAAAGATGGTTAATGTCCAAAGTGTCCTTTATGAAATAGTATCTTCTTTTTCCTCCTCTTCTAGGAATTTTGTCCGAAAACATCACATGAAAGAGATATTTCTTCCAaacttttttctccttttcccTTCCTTAATTTAGAATTGTGAtagatatgaaaataattaatgGGTTAAACTTTTAATCACTAAAATTTatagataaattaatttttgttatatttcatcttttatgtGTGgactaatttataaaaaatttatatgatCCACAATCtagttaaaaaggaaaaatacaaAGGTGTTTATAGGCTTGAGTAGACTCTCCCATGAAACAAACTAGTTTTTAAGGTTGGGTTATCTTATTCAGTCTATaaaaattggtattagagtagGTTTGCTAATGTTTGAAGCCACTACTCAAAGTAATACCTTGCTAGGATGCCAAGAGTGGTGGCCTAGACCAAAAAAGGGTGCTAATTGTGACCAACCGGTAAAAGTGGTAGTCTGGATCAAAAAAAGTGTCTGTAGAGAGGTTGGATACAACTGGTTGCTCACAAcgttaattttattattgctaAGTAAGGACCAACTTCGGTCTTACAAATCTTTACACTTAGTTTTCTTTCACTAACTATTTTCTTGGGTACATCTCTCTCACACATCTTTCTTGATCACACACTCTTTATTTGAGTAACAAACAACTCAAATGGTCACCTTTATTTATATGTGGTGATGAAATAATCTAGTGGATGTAATATTCTATAACTACACCTTCTACTTATTTCTAGAGTTGCTCTTTCTAGAATTCTTTTAGACTTTGTATTGATCTAGAAATATCATTGTAGAGTTGTTTGTTTAATTATTTACAAGTCTTGAATATTCTAGATTCTTCtttgaaatatattatatattaattaagttAGTGTAATGACCTAAACCATCATTATTAGAAAAGACACCTTGTGTAGAGACTTAAAACTTTTTGGAATTTCGTTGCCAATTAAAAGTTGGGATGACATGACaaaaattcagaatttaaaatttgaattggaCTGACTTCATTTCTATATAGCAGTTATATTCCCATCATGGTGGCAGTGCTATAGTGGTATGTCAGTCGCTATAGTGAGGTCAGCGGGATAGATACTCAAAAATGCAAACACTTAAATTTTTCCTCTTTCCCTCAATATTAAAATAGATGGGGATTGCTCCTAAAACCCGAAAAAAGTTGCTCTGATCTTGTTAACAAGGGAGAGGAGGGATTCTGGCGCAAAGAGGGCTACAACTCATGAATTTCAGCCCTATTTTCCTTGATTCGTCTCCATGGAGTCAAAAAAAACTCATGAATCAGATTCTTCAGCAATTGCTTCGCGTCTAGGTTGCTAGGTTTTTTTAACCAAGTAGTtagactagtctttacttacATAATACCTTGTAGATTGTCGAGAGGTTTCATGCATATGCCTTCGAACACAGAGTCTGAATAATTAAATGTGAATTTAGTTGTGGTTTAGGCTGATGGTGGACTTGGGTAGTTATTGTTGAAATTATGATGGTTGCTGGGTGTCACCCTAAGGAAGGTACTTGTGGTTATTTGGATGATGATCATGAAATATTCAGAAAAGAATCCTTCATGTTAGTTTGAGCGTTGTTGTTTTTTCATTTATGTTATATGCGCTTGTCAactatttgttagtattatatacatgatatatgattagggaAGAAAGGAAGAACatgatttgaaatgaaagatgtTGTCAATCACATGCAAATAAAGTGTTTGCGTGAGTGTATAAGTGTGATTattgttcattatgattgtgtTATGTGTTTGATGATAAAATCAGGTACCATACCggtatacatatatttattagaTCAGGTACCATGTcgatatatattaatattaaattggATACCACACCGGTACATTAACAATAAAAAAGCATACAACTCCGGCATACCAacagtttttgtgtgtgttccATGAAAGAACCGAGTTATTTCATTGTGTTATATTTGTCACATGTTGACCCTGATGGCCAGTTTGTGTATTTAAATACTAGGGTTATCCTTGTGTAGACCAAGATTGCATACTAAATACCGTAATGGTGTTTTAGGGATCCTTGGAGGTCTGAGTTATTTGAAAGTTGTGATGAATGAGATATGACTTGTTGTAATATTGTGGATCAGGTGATTTGTGAATGTTAAGTCCAAGTGAGGACTGTGAATCAGAGTTATATTCCTGACAATGGTTATAATTGAATGTTATTTGTTTTACTAAGTTGTGGTTATCTATTCAGATTTTGTATAACTAGAGCGTTGCTAAGTCAGAATGTTGACTGGGAGTTTGGCTTATTCACTAGCTTCCACTGTATTGTTAGTCTAGGTTGTCTGGTACATATTTAATAACGGGGATTTGACTCAAGGTGGTTTGGTAAAAGTCTTGAATGTGGTTTACTAAATTTGTCAAGGGACAGTGTGTTGGTACGAGAGCTTGAGGTggaataataaattatttaacatAATTAATAGTGGTCTTGTATTTAGGAAacctctatgtgatagaagggatTAGGCTATGATCTGAGATGAGGGTGGATTTCCTAGATGGGGGAGTTGGCAGTGGAAGAAGGTGGGGTGACTTGAGACAGAGTGTATGGATTTCAAGGTAATGCTTCTTGTAGTGAGAGTGGTGAATGAGTAGATCAGATCCTAAATTTATATGCAagttatatatttcttttattatttacaTGATATCACGTGGTGGATTCGTATCGATTGATTATGCCTACTAGTgcgtgttgtttgtactaatGCTActtttgctatgccacttgaaATAGTCTGTGTAGGCGATGATGTTCCCTAGTCTGTGCAGTCTATGCAGGCGGTGATGTTTTTAGGTAATTGTAAAAATATGATTCTTATACTCGAGTTTTATGattatattcacattattaAAGATATTCTTAtgcttttattaatttttgcaTTGCCCATTTTAAAAATTGGGTGGTTAGGGTTCTCTTATCTAGTTTTTAGAATAGGTTCCCACATGACTTAAtgaattgggtcgtgataatttGATATTAGGGCCCAAGTTACTGGTCTCCTAGTACAAGAGCAAATATCGAGTATTGTCCTATAGATTGGTGTGTTGACCTCCATATTTAATCTTCAAGGAGCTACGAAGCATTTTGGGAAACAATATCACTTTTTTTACTTTTGACGTGAGGTATGTTACTTCCTTGTATGGGTTGCGTCCAATTGGTAAttcttgattccaattggtatcttgaCGAGTTAATTGGATGCCGACATGTCTGGCCGAATTGACACAATCAAGGGAAATTGAAACTGGGAAGGTTCCTATTGGTATCCAGCCTTAGAGGTTGTGTAAAAGTGTGGATGACTGGCTAATGTTCATCCATGAGGCGAAATAAGTTAATAATTTGGACTTGCTTGTGTGATGTAGCTTGACACTGGAATTTTGTGTATAGTGTTGTATAAATGAATGTCAGTGTGTGATGTGTTCTCGCCTGAAGAATATTGCATAAATGTATGTCAGTGTGTGATGTGTTCTCTCCTGAAGGATATAACTTGGTTATGTGTAATAGTTTTTTGATAACTTGCTAGGTGATTAACTGAACATTTTTGTGTTAAGAATTGTGCATTGACTTACTATTGGTAAAGATGGTAAGCAGATAGAATTAATTGTGATAGTAGGAAACTCTGATTTCGAGACAGTCGTGCCTAATTtgagaattatgttataaagGGGCTATTCTAATGCAATAGATAAAATATGTTTGTGATGAACAAATTTGCTGGTATGTGCATGATTGGAATGCCTTATATTTAAGATAATGCAAAATTGTTAAATGTGTAATGTTGGGTTAATCATGAGATGTCCATTGTTGGGTTAATCCTAGGGTTATATATCAGACTGTTAGGCGATGTGAAGGGACGACATCAATTGAAGGCATTTGGTGAATGAGAAGACCTCATAGAATTCTATATTTCTTGAACTGACCTGGTTGGGCTGCCATAGAGGAAATGTTTTCAGTATAGGAGGCGGGCAGAGGAGGGTGGGAAGGGGGACAGAACCCCTTCCATATTTTCCCCTATTTAACCTTTCATTATCGGGGCATTTAAAATTGCTAGTTCAAGTCCAAACCAATACAAAAATGGTAGAAACAATTAATAACAACCTTAGAATTAGTATACAGAGGAAGGGGGGAGAGAAGTCCTAATCGGATGGGAGATACTTTGGGGGCCGCTCACATGTCCATGCCTAGCTCATAGAGGGAAACTCTCGAAAGTCCTCCGAGATAAGGGTTGGAAGCTCCCACTAGGGGGCAACACCGATAAAGATAACCTTGAGGTCCTTTCACATCCTAGCCATTAGTCGGTCCTTCTCCTAATTCTTCCTTTTCTCCCACTTTAGTTGCCGGCGGAGCATCTCAAGTTCCTGGGCAGAGGAGGGTAGGATGGTGGCTCTACTAGTGGCACCTCCTATGGCTCTTCGAATGGAAGCTAGGTCCTCTTTCATTTGGATACCAAAATATGGGAGTTGTGACTGAGAAGGATGTGCATTGTCATCTTTATTGCCGTCCTCCTCATCATCATCTGCCCCTGCCGCTACCTGGCTGCTCTCAGCCCCTTtcaacttctttttcttcttcaattaatGGAGGTTGCCTTAACTAAAAGAGGGTAGAAGGGAAGATCTATGGCAGCTTCTCATCGGTGTATATCAAGGGCATTTCGGCCCCCTTGCATTACACCGTTATCAACCCTAGAAGGAAGAATGTCTTCTTGTTGACATGGAAAAGTTCCTCCTACTCATACACTATCTGTCCCCATATTCAACCTAATCCCATTCAAATATAGTCCACCACTAGATCCCGAGAAATACTGGCTAGAGAAGCCCTCAGTGGTGGACTAGTAGACCTGATTGTGAAACTTCTCCTAAACCAGTGTATCCCTCAGCCAGCTTAGGCCTACCCCCCCTCAATCTGGCATCAAATTCTGTATTTGAGACCTCTAGTACCCTTAGCACATCATTGATTGTCTCATCATCCACTAGGTTATCCACCTCACAGATGCAAATTATGAACTGGGATCACCCCAACGCACAGTAGGTAGGATGGCGTAGAACTCCCTTACTGAGCCAGAGCGTGCAGCATAAGGAGCCTCCACTAGTGGGCCCCAATCGAACTCCTCAAGTCGGACATAGAAAGCAAGTGTCTTCTCCACCAttcaatatatatcaaaaaacCTCTCTCACAACAACAAAATTTTGTTCATCGAAAGTTGTAATATTGTTCTCGACTAGCATTATCGAGAAACCTCACAAAAGGCAGACCTTCCTCGTCCATGTCGGCAATTGTTGAAAACCTGTGATTGCATGATTAAATGTATTATAACTCATTGAAAGTAAGGGGCCTACTTGAAAGGAAGTAATTTCTAGCTTGGACCTACTGAGAGGCTACTGTTAAGCATCCTCCCCCTTAGGGAGTTTGGCCAAGCTATAGCTGGCTGCCATAACGAGAATGATCCAACTACATTGGCCTCCACTATGGTAGAATCAAGGTTGCTGTAGTGCCTTCATCTCCCCAAATCTTAATGGGTCCCTCAATAGCATCCCTTGGCTAAAATCCCATTTTTATCAGGTTTACTCCAGATCTGTGTCCCCAAAGTGTCCTATTATCTATACATGCAAGAATCTAGGCATTATAACTCCTAAACATTGTCCGAATCTAAGTTTTCAATCAAGAATAACTGTTCACCTTCCTCCACCAATTTGGAACTATTTTTATCCCTATACCTCGTAATCCTTACATTCAGAATGTTGTAGTGACGTTGTAAATGTAAGGGAAGTATCCATGCTACAatatttttgacaaatcaagcaatactttcaaatttcaaaaaccaACCCAAAAGTCTATTCTACACAATCTATTATTATCATGTGTTAATCATTATGCATTTAATAAAGTAAAGAGAGTAGGAAATGTGATCATTACCTTAGATTCGACGTTTAAAAAGGATTGATTAAGAGAAAATATGAGTATGAGAGTGAAGAGGAAGGAATGGAAAAGAGAAACCCATTCGTCCCTATATGATTTCTGAATTCCATCACCATTCTATAGAGGTAGGGTTGCCGCTCCAGCGGCACTGTTATAGTGGGATTATACCTACTATAGCGGGGTCTAACTCCATGATTGAGGGGAAATTCTTGTGTTTTGTTTAATCATTCGAGTACGGTATGCTAATAGTCCTAAGTTACGTAAGGCGATGATCCTCTTTTCACTCGGTTGAAATAGGGCAATAGAACCTCATGGTTATTCGGGAGGAATACTCTGGCATGCCATCATTTTGTTCGTTGTATCATTCAGAAATGaatgatgggtaaattggtatatattgtaatgacctaaaCTATCGTTATTAGAAAAAAACACTTCTCAAATACTTCAAACTTTTTCTTTAAGAAGTAAATTCACACGTACCTTGAGAATTCATCAATGAATGTTGGCATGTATTAGTAATCATTGATAGAAGGTTGCATTCATGGTTCAAACACATCTAGTGCACCACTCCAattatttcttttctaaatACTTTGATTCTCCATAGAAAAATTGTTGTGCTTTTTCATATTGACATCCAACACATATAGTATATCCTCTAATTTTAAACTAGGAAAAACCTTTTAATTTTGACAGTCgcattatgatttttaattcgTTGTAGCTCAGGTGCCTAAGACGTGCATTCCATAGATCTATTGTTTTATTACTTTGATTCTTCTTCACATAAGATGTctcaaaaatcataaatagaTTGAATCTAATCATATTCTCTCGATGATAGGAAaggttttatttttaaagttttgaTGTACCATTATATCATTCATTCCAAACACGGCATATTTGACTAAAGATGTTAGTTTTGACATAGATAATAAGTTATCCTTGATATCCTAAACATGGTAGGCATTTCGAAGTTACACTTGTCTCGATCTATGATGAGGCATAAACACTATCTTTCCTATATGAGTTATTGACATTCTAGAATTATTTTCTGCAATTTAATCACTGTTCGATCACCTTTATACTAACTCATGTTGATAGGAGTTTTCACATCACCGATAATGTGATGTCAATTTCTCACTTACAGTTGCAAGTGAAGCTCATTTTCTTTGTCAAAGTCAGAGGTGAATCTCTTTTTCTTTGTCAAAGTCAGAGGTGAAAAGTTCTTGTTGATTGTTTTCTTCAACTGCATAAGATGTCCCGAAATTCCAAGCTTTTCTTTGTCTTGCTAGTTTTGAGTATAAGTTTCTAAGTTACCTACATCTTTTTTGTACCAACAATTTGTTGTGTAGTGTCCTTTCTTTTCATAATTGTAGCAACTGTCCCTTCATGGTTTGTTGAAATCTTGGCTTGCCTTCTTGTAGGCTCGCTGACTTCTTTAATACTGATTCTTCTGGTTTCCCCCTAGCTGTAATCTTCTCTCTCTATACTATTTTCGATAGACTTGCCTTTTGATGAAGAGCACATTATCTTCATCTTTTATTGAAAGAAGATTTATTAAAAATGCACCCCTTTAATGTTATCAATACAAACAAAGAGACAATCTTAATAATAACCAAGAAAATAACTAGTTTAAACTAAATGGCgcaaaagagagaaagaaagagaaaatgcattgcatatatatttataagaaagaaaaatgaagtTATAGATCAAATTaagaacataaaaaaatatgaacctGGAATCAGGGCGTTCATTCCATTGCCAAGAGTATTCGTCATCACTCTCCGAAATTATAAGATCAGTTGGTGCTACCATAAAACACTTGTTTCCACTATGCTTATCAAGAAAAAAACTCTGAgaatgaaaaaacaaaataattatccTATTAATCTAAATTCACACCATGTAAGATCAGAGAAAGCGcttttgagtatttttttcatttgcaAGCATTTTCAACTCATTTGTTTGGATAGTTGCTACACAAATATAGTTTTATAATGTATCATATTGTATTCTTTTAATGATATAAGCTTTGGATAGATTGTTTTCCATGTTACGTTATGTCACACATCATCAATTGAAGATTAAACCCACAATATTATAAAGAAAAGTAGCATACATGGTAGagttattatattaaaaaggtGTGGACTTTGATAAAATAGGATTATTAAGtaataagaaaatgaaaatatagtaaCGACACACAAccacaaaaaattatttgttcCATAAAATGGGACTTTTATCTTTTCATAACGATGTATTTAATGATgcgatacaataaaatttaagtagCAATCAATACAAATAcctaatttaaaataaaattatgatataatagaATAGATAACAAGCACCCAAAGGCCACATTgttcaatattttgaataacCTAAACTTTAGAGAGTGAAAGCGAATAAAATTGGCACTCTGTAATTCTCTCCTCCCCAACAAATAAAAGTACAAAAATTAACCTCAAGTGTGATATAAGTGTGGCTataaatgaattgaatagaaaaTTATAAGAGatagattttaattttttgtgaataaataaaaatactaggTGATCATTTATTTTCCCCTACTAGAGATATCAGAGTAATCTGTACCAGAAGAGGAGCTAGAGGAAGGCAAAGAGTTCAATTGAATCATCTTGCTCAGAATTAGAGCGACCTGAATAGGGtcaaatgattttttaaaattgtataTGAACAGTTGAATCCACTCAACGTAAGGAAAAATTCTAGTTTAGTAACAAAGAGGGTTCAAAGATTACTTTAGCTTTCAAGTTTaaaccctaggtgtgacaccttgtatattttttaaatttccatATATGATTTTTTGACTCCGTCACTATCTGATACATGTGCTGGTGAGAAATAGAAACAAATTTAATGTTGAATTCATCTTAAACCAAAACATTCATATCAGAGCATGAATTTAGAGGGGGGGATCATGATAAATTCAACAGATAGTACATATTAACCCACAACGTTAAAAGTAtaacaaattcaattttaagaaccttAAAAATTGAACTCATAAAGCTTAAATCCTGATTTCACCTCTTATGAGAGGAAGCAGGTACCTATACACTgttgatattaaaattaaaaaataaataaaatcataaaagatAACCACATCAAAATGGGATTTTACCTGTTTACCTCCATCAAGTAGAATTGGAGAATCACACAAATTGAAAAAGAACTCCTTTTTGGTGTTGCAAACAGGAGGAAGCTCAGATCTATCAATTATTTCTTGATAATCGGGGGGCAAAAATCTTCCCCAAATTTCATCAGATTCTTTAACAAATTTGAAttcttttgataaaattattgatCTTACTGCATCTGCTGGAGttgtttttgaaattatttcaaatatgcAACCTTCTGGCAACCTTTCAAAATAATTCATTGGAGCAATGAAGTTGGAAGAATTCATGTCACAATTCATATAAAACtatataaaaattacttttgttCAAAactttatatatgattaaataGTCAAAGGGGAAGAGATTTTAGAAATCTATATTGCCAGTTATAATAATAAGTACAGATAAGCatgctattattatttttttgctgTAAATTTAGTATGTTGTTAGTTATAGTGATAAGTACAAATAAgtgtatattatattaaaattatgaaaattcataaaaattttgattaaaattttTGTCTTTCTACAAAATTTTATAATAGATAACActatcatttactattttcttaatatttgaaaatttgatttcaaataaaattattattaaatttatccTTATTTGAAATATGTATGAATTCCTAATATTTGGGACCTGTATATTAAAATGTTACTTTATATTAACTCCTTCCTTATTCAATTAGTACTCCATCATTGTTTTCCCTAATAGGATAACAAATACTGAAAAACACCTTTACACTACATAAACTTTTTATTTAaacaatttaaaagaaaataatagaaaagataGTCAATATATTTGTCAGCACTAGTTTACAACAAAAACTACAAATATAAAGCCTTTTGCTTCTTGGAAGTAAGTTACAATAATTAATCTTCCATTTGGTCATAGATTTTGtagttaaaatttgaaatttctttttttgaaatttaaaattttgtttgaacatgtattttattggtggtggtggtgggtgGGAGATGTGAAATTTTATGAGTAGAAGTCCCAAAacctaaaaaataaatttgagacAATTTGTATAAACTAGAAATATTTGAAGATCTGATCAAATTCATGATCAAATACAATCCAAAAAGGAAAGACAATAAACAATATCCTTTAAAGTGATCTACATCAACACTTCTCGAGTTCAGTTATAAAATGTACATTTTCTGGACACTACATATTAAAATGGATCCTTCCTAAAAACACAAATCAAAATGCACACTTTGTCCACAAATGGGCATTATGTGTCATGACACAATATATCGGGCCGCGCGGGAACCTACTCTAATTATAAtaaccctgaaggtcatttttgataaaattaccattttacccctcctgtTAGTTTCTCTGAGTCAATTTTGATTGAGTATGAAAGTTATTTTTGGAAATcatgtgaaaagttgaggttttgcttgagaaatgagttttaaaggcttaaggtgtcaaattttgagtttcaaagTCATTTAGAGTTTTGAGTCTCAGAATGAAATTCCATCAACTCCATCAGTttcaaaatgtggaaattggtctagaaaagttatcaaaagcaaatttggagttaaaacgtagaatttaggtccgaagttggaaattgagttaaagtttgatccaagtttgatgttggtcaacatttggggttcGGGTGCTTGGATTGAATTTCTGATGATTTCAATGGTTTTGGGAGATGATTCTAACACTATAAATGGCTTTGTTATaattttagaggtcccgagagtattttgggtatttgAAGTGTCAAAACtaatttagttgcgacttatcagTTTTCGGGTTAAGGGTGCcttgaatttgaattctgatgATTCCGGTGACTCCGAAACGTCAAATTTAATAGAGtttcatatatggtttgtgCATACGTGGTTTCAAATGAATCCTGAGGGTCTATTCCGTAACTTTGAGACTTGTCAAAAATCTGCTATCTGGTGCCTGGGAACTCTTCTCCGCGTTCGCGATGCCTTCTCCACTTTTGCGGAGGGTAATGCTTTCCTTCTCCATATTCGCGGAGGAAGGTTCGCATTCACGGAGTCTGGTGAGGTTCTTCTCCACGTTTGCGAAGTCATCTGCATTCGTGCAGAACAAAATATGCCTCAAAAATGTTTAATCGAGATTACGCcatttttatcatttcaaaGGTCGGTTTAGGTGATTTGCAAGGGTTTTCTTTTTGGGAAACTATTGGGTAAGTCATTTTCAACTTATATCTTTAATTTGTATTGATTAATTCttgattttaacttcaaaatttatatttcaaattGGATATTTTGGGGGGTTTGCCTAATCCGAAATTCTATCAAAAGTTGGGTTTGTGAACTCATTTTAACCCCGTTTTTGAATTggttttcaccattagattcctTATTACTTGGAGAATGTtttcatctagatataatcagaTTCcgagtataattttttataagagagttttgaccattttacccttttcactcgaattttttgattttactgTGAATAACTTCATAATATGATTGAgtgtctatatttgattagattgtggtgatttggagtatcatTGGAGGGGGAAAGCGGTAATTTTGGATTGTGACTTTTGATTAAGGTAAGTAGAATTCTAACATTTGTTAAGTATATTGAGccttgtattttcctatgtgatTGGATTAGGGTGTGTTCggtcattagattgaatttAATTACATGGATTGAAGTGTGATAGTGAAAATTTTGATAGGGTTAATTGTCTAAGTTTGGTGAACTAGGAGACATTGATCTTGTAATCTTGTAACACCCcctgttattgttgttattattattattattattattattattattattattatcattattattattattattactattattattattattgttgttattgttattattattattattattgttgttgttgttgttgttgttattgttgttgttgttgatcttgtaatcttgtaacaccccctgttgttgttattattattattattattattattattattattattattattactattattattattgttgttgttattgttattattattattgttattgttattgttattgttattgttgttgttgttgttgttgttatgttttCCGTAGTTTTGACTTAAAAGTGGATGGTTCAACTAcataactttttctttttcattactTGAACATTCTAGAAGCTTCTAGAGACAGGTGCTTGGGTCCTGAGTTGTTGACCATCACTTGACCGCACACGggagttattattattattgttattattattattttttattattattgttattgttattattgttgttattattattattcttgttgttgttgttgttgttgttattattgttattattgttgttgttgttgttgttgttcttcttcttattattattattattattattgttgttgttgttgttattattattatcattattatttttattgttgttgttattgttattattattgttgttgttattattattgttgttgttgttattattattgttgttattattattgttgttattattattattgttattattattatggttattattattattattgttattattattattgttattgctattattcttattcttcttcttcttcttcttattgttattattattattgttattgctattattcttat
Proteins encoded in this window:
- the LOC129875649 gene encoding F-box protein PP2-B3-like; amino-acid sequence: MNSSNFIAPMNYFERLPEGCIFEIISKTTPADAVRSIILSKEFKFVKESDEIWGRFLPPDYQEIIDRSELPPVCNTKKEFFFNLCDSPILLDGGKQSFFLDKHSGNKCFMVAPTDLIISESDDEYSWQWNERPDSRFSTIADMDEEGLPFVRFLDNASREQYYNFR